A section of the Aricia agestis chromosome 4, ilAriAges1.1, whole genome shotgun sequence genome encodes:
- the LOC121726499 gene encoding uncharacterized protein LOC121726499 isoform X1: MWWRVLLAAAVVTCTVTLARGPQPLNQIKDVLCVMLLNSIQKEDLAAISRRLQSVNISENNTLPSDIRRIIELTTNKTDITNKNDIKDNEVKGSHDALLQSKERRENNRTDLNQSTESNLNYERIKNNIVENNLQDDEKTNCDVVLDYKNGQPTLLSLFHFWRNCVNMSRPMKNNNMEINLQNKSASVRNKSNSIGGQQNIVPTLHLDAEQTMKLSRINDIKRRYDEDATENQVTSKIKPEVQFLQNLYKNYLSLRRNSEENFKSNADTNFNHLNDDSSIEYTIRHNESYATNNLVKKNSIAPRNEPVSLIYSSEIAKESRSDTNLYYEEHDNLNIKDYNIDEPPVYKSGYGKIFYEYNETGLNTLKNNPYKFIEMLKSLAKKPSNSFLDNNQFDGKQSELDIKLHEVLKLLENTAVNKANLIPTRDPVRRKFNTNNQTSTAILDLRDIDSTKSTKRYFNILSTTNIPVVSVPNVHYANCLRPRNRKINTSNTKYKFSQQRVKMLNNDNIQNEVVKSSETANSNIPKDIYFYPKNLPLKTVVNNQRIHPYYKDAVGRTYQSNLFEPIKEIKSTSLEVVSVSSIHYVNYLHPEKSIINSVSASKETDKISKLIPQFSKSYIYSREADEHNYYEYEKVNIIARNHNSHNIKSYYFYPKISQKLLGTEPRLPGIYFTPNVPERGNRQIEEDAYASETQKQNHALKNVDAAYSRDCNMHNVDLDNAAILDKEYTVDTVPCTQKYANATDRRMNVDAKINESVIIDENKALPKSVITNIAERIKIAILEDLKKELNIASSTKYTTTPRSLPLNITTTPSAKIAETTSQIVSITHKIMIQDTVLEKIMKYLEQMNTSKNGPQNRVNNFQFSNRNKKIIDKDNAKFTTETYLRNLNKQENYDITNQNYKLAVPRHKKKASVHKDIQRQKKHKLLKDKIEEPKTVQTNELQIAPLGIYVDSFVSPINQNIIVASHNKKRGDNRNKNVNYYKPLERNEIQNNPSPPKYRTNIPPPTSNVRSSQQYNINSYTNYDYQKNHMSEEHDVKYLDDKFLNKVVKDSTAPKLPSNKDCCDREYLSQLMYECCNDKVVSRSLEPLINNDYNEANDRGYGSFIQSQNKVNVMLARALASRSKFRSVESI, translated from the exons ATGTGGTGGCGCGTTCTACTGGCCGCGGCCGTCGTCACATGTACGGTAACGCTCGCTCGGGGACCACAGCCGTTAAATCAGATAAAAG ATGTCTTATGCGTAATGCTGTTGAACAGTATACAAAAGGAGGACTTGGCCGCGATTTCGCGGAGACTGCAGAGTGTAAACATTAGTGAGAACAATAC CTTACCGAGCGATATACGACGTATTATAGAGCTGACGACGAACAAAACTGATATCACGAACAAAAATGATATAAAGGATAACGAag taaaaggTTCACATGATGCACTACTTCAAAGTAAGGAAAGACGTGAAAATAATCGAACAGATCTAAACCAATCCACCGAATCCAATCTAAACTACGagagaataaaaaataacattgtgGAGAATAATTTACAAGACGATGAGAAAACCAACTGTGATGTTGTATTGGATTACAAAAATGGACAACCAACATTACTGAGTCTATTTCACTTTTGGAGAAATTGTGTTAATATGAGCAGACctatgaaaaataacaatatggaGATAAACTTACAAAATAAGTCAGCGTCCGTACGGAACAAAAGCAATTCTATCGGTGGGCAACAAAATATTGTACCTACACTACATTTGGATGCAGAACAAACTATGAAACTGAGTAGAATTAATGACATAAAAAGAAGATATGATGAAGACGCAACAGAAAATCAAGttacaagtaaaataaaacCGGAAGTACAATTCctacaaaatttatacaaaaattatttaagtttacGTAGAAATAgtgaagaaaattttaaatcaaacgCTGATACTAATTTTAACCATTTGAATGACGATTCATCTATAGAATATACTATCAGACACAATGAATCTTATGCTACAaataatttagtaaaaaaaaattcaattgcTCCAAGAAACGAACCAGTAAGTCTTATTTATTCCAGTGAAATTGCTAAGGAATCCAGATCCGACACTAACTTGTACTATGAAGAACATGACAACTTAAATATCAAAGATTATAACATTGATGAACCACCAGTTTACAAAAGTGgttatggaaaaatattttacgagTACAACGAAACAGgcttaaatacattaaaaaataatcctTATAAATTCATAGAAATGTTAAAAAGTTTAGCTAAAAAACCAAGCAATAGCTTTTTAGATAATAATCAGTTTGACGGTAAACAATCAGAATTGGACATAAAATTGCacgaagttttaaaacttttagagAACACAGCTGTTAATAAAGCAAATTTGATACCAACTAGGGATCCAGTAAGAAGaaaatttaatacaaataatCAAACTTCTACAGCAATTTTAGATCTTAGGGACATTGATTCAACCAAAAGCACAAAacggtattttaatattttgtcaacAACAAATATACCAGTTGTGTCTGTTCCAAACGTACACTACGCCAACTGTTTGCGTCCTAGGAACAGAAAGATAAATActtcaaatacaaaatataaattttctCAACAGAGAGTTAAGATGTTAAACAATGATAACATTCAAAATGAAGTCGTAAAGTCAAGCGAAACAGCCAACAGTAATATACCCaaagatatttatttttatccaaAAAATTTACCACTAAAAACAGTTGTAAATAACCAGAGAATACACCCGTATTATAAGGACGCAGTAGGAAGAACCTATCAATCAAATCTATTTGAACCAATTAAGGAAATCAAATCGACGAGTCTAGAAGTAGTATCCGTTTCAAGCATACATTATGTAAACTATTTGCACCCCGAAAAAAGTATTATCAACAGTGTAAGCGCTTCAAAAGAAActgataaaatatcaaaattaatacCACAATTTTCAAAAAGTTACATTTACAGTCGTGAAGCTGATGAGCATAACTATTACGAATATGAGAAAGTTAACATCATAGCTAGAAACCATAactcacataatattaagagttattatttttacccaaAAATATCACAGAAGCTACTTGGAACAGAACCTCGTTTACCGGGTATTTATTTTACTCCTAACGTGCCCGAACGAGGCAATCGTCAAATTGAAGAGGACGCTTACGCAAGTGaaacacaaaaacaaaaccATGCGCTCAAAAATGTGGATGCTGCCTATTCGCGCGACTGTAATATGCACAATGTGGACTTAGACAATGCGGCTATTCTAGATAAAGAGTACACCGTAGACACCGTTCCATGCACACAGAAATATGCCAATGCAACCGACAGAAGAATGAATGTAGATGCGAAAATAAATGAATCTGTAATAATTGATGAAAACAAGGCTTTACCAAAAAGTGTGATTACTAATATTGCTGAAAGAATTAAAATAGCTATTTTAGAGGATCTCAAGAAGGAATTAAATATAGCTTCATCTACAAAGTATACGACGACACCCAGATCTCTTCCGTTGAACATTACTACTACTCCATCGGCCAAAATTGCAG AGACAACTTCGCAAATTGTATCCATTACCCACAAAATTATGATACAAGATACAGTTTTGgagaaaataatgaaatatttggAGCAGATGAACACTTCAAAAAATGGTCCTCAAAATAGAGTCAACAACTTTCAATTCAGTaacagaaacaaaaaaattatagacaAGGATAACGCAAAATTTACAACTGAAACATATTTGcgcaatttaaataaacaagaGAATTATGATATCACCAATCAAAATTACAAATTGGCAGTACCGAGACATAAAAAGAAAGCATCAGTTCATAAAGATATACAAAGACAGAAAaagcataaattattaaaagataAAATAGAAGAGCCAAAAACAGTTCAAACGAATGAATTACAAATTGCTCCTTTGGGTATATATGTGGACAGTTTTGTGTCGCCGATCAATCAAAATATCATAGTGGCATCTCACAATAAAAAGAGAGGTGATAATAGAAACAAAaacgtaaattattataaaccacTAGAGAGGAATGAAATTCAAAATAACCCTTCTCCACCTAAGTATCGTACAAATATTCCTCCACCGACTAGCAACGTAAGAAGCAGTCagcaatataatatcaatagctATACAAATTACGATTATCAAAAAAATCATATGTCTGAAGAACACGATGTAAAATATTTggatgacaagtttttgaatAAAGTCGTGAAAGATTCGACTGCGCCAAAACTGCCCTCGAATAAGGATTGTTGTGATCGTGAATACCTATCACAACTCATGTACGAATGTTGCAACGACAAAGTTGTGTCGAGAAGTCTAGAACCGTTGATTAACAACGACTACAACGAGGCAAATGATAGAGGCTACGGAAGCTTCATACAATCACAGAACAAAGTGAATGTTATGCTGGCAAGAGCTTTAGCTTCAAGAAGTAAGTTTCGAAGCGTTGAAAGTATTTAG
- the LOC121726499 gene encoding probable basic-leucine zipper transcription factor F isoform X2, which yields MIQDTVLEKIMKYLEQMNTSKNGPQNRVNNFQFSNRNKKIIDKDNAKFTTETYLRNLNKQENYDITNQNYKLAVPRHKKKASVHKDIQRQKKHKLLKDKIEEPKTVQTNELQIAPLGIYVDSFVSPINQNIIVASHNKKRGDNRNKNVNYYKPLERNEIQNNPSPPKYRTNIPPPTSNVRSSQQYNINSYTNYDYQKNHMSEEHDVKYLDDKFLNKVVKDSTAPKLPSNKDCCDREYLSQLMYECCNDKVVSRSLEPLINNDYNEANDRGYGSFIQSQNKVNVMLARALASRSKFRSVESI from the coding sequence ATGATACAAGATACAGTTTTGgagaaaataatgaaatatttggAGCAGATGAACACTTCAAAAAATGGTCCTCAAAATAGAGTCAACAACTTTCAATTCAGTaacagaaacaaaaaaattatagacaAGGATAACGCAAAATTTACAACTGAAACATATTTGcgcaatttaaataaacaagaGAATTATGATATCACCAATCAAAATTACAAATTGGCAGTACCGAGACATAAAAAGAAAGCATCAGTTCATAAAGATATACAAAGACAGAAAaagcataaattattaaaagataAAATAGAAGAGCCAAAAACAGTTCAAACGAATGAATTACAAATTGCTCCTTTGGGTATATATGTGGACAGTTTTGTGTCGCCGATCAATCAAAATATCATAGTGGCATCTCACAATAAAAAGAGAGGTGATAATAGAAACAAAaacgtaaattattataaaccacTAGAGAGGAATGAAATTCAAAATAACCCTTCTCCACCTAAGTATCGTACAAATATTCCTCCACCGACTAGCAACGTAAGAAGCAGTCagcaatataatatcaatagctATACAAATTACGATTATCAAAAAAATCATATGTCTGAAGAACACGATGTAAAATATTTggatgacaagtttttgaatAAAGTCGTGAAAGATTCGACTGCGCCAAAACTGCCCTCGAATAAGGATTGTTGTGATCGTGAATACCTATCACAACTCATGTACGAATGTTGCAACGACAAAGTTGTGTCGAGAAGTCTAGAACCGTTGATTAACAACGACTACAACGAGGCAAATGATAGAGGCTACGGAAGCTTCATACAATCACAGAACAAAGTGAATGTTATGCTGGCAAGAGCTTTAGCTTCAAGAAGTAAGTTTCGAAGCGTTGAAAGTATTTAG